In Nitrosophilus labii, the following proteins share a genomic window:
- the hisA gene encoding 1-(5-phosphoribosyl)-5-[(5-phosphoribosylamino)methylideneamino]imidazole-4-carboxamide isomerase has translation MTIYPAIDLKDGKAVRLTKGLMESAKIYSNEPWELAKKFEEMGSKWLHLVDLNGAFAGEPKNLEQIKKIRENSSLKMQLGGGIRDEETIKRYLNIGINRVILGSVAVKNPSFVKEMAKKYPIVVGIDAIDGYVAVEGWAKTSTMKATELARAFADSGVEAIICTDVGRDGTLSGINVDFTVSIAEASGIETIASGGVKDIEDIKRLLETKKVAGVIIGKAFYEGTLDLNEAFELVISY, from the coding sequence ATGACGATTTATCCGGCAATAGATCTAAAAGATGGAAAAGCGGTAAGACTAACAAAAGGTTTGATGGAAAGCGCCAAAATCTACAGTAATGAGCCGTGGGAGCTTGCTAAGAAGTTTGAAGAAATGGGTTCAAAATGGCTTCATTTAGTTGATCTAAACGGTGCTTTTGCAGGTGAACCTAAAAATCTTGAGCAGATAAAAAAGATTAGAGAAAATTCCTCTTTAAAGATGCAGTTGGGCGGCGGTATAAGAGATGAAGAGACTATAAAGAGATATCTTAATATTGGTATTAACAGGGTTATTTTGGGTTCAGTCGCGGTAAAAAATCCTAGTTTTGTTAAAGAAATGGCAAAAAAATATCCCATTGTAGTTGGAATAGACGCAATTGATGGCTATGTGGCGGTAGAGGGATGGGCAAAAACCAGTACTATGAAAGCTACTGAACTTGCAAGAGCTTTTGCGGATAGCGGAGTAGAAGCGATAATCTGTACCGATGTTGGGCGTGATGGAACTTTAAGCGGAATAAATGTGGATTTTACCGTAAGTATAGCCGAAGCTAGTGGCATTGAGACGATTGCTAGTGGCGGTGTCAAAGATATAGAAGATATAAAAAGATTGCTTGAAACTAAGAAAGTAGCCGGTGTAATAATAGGTAAAGCTTTTTATGAAGGTACTTTAGATTTGAATGAGGCGTTTGAACTAGTCATTAGTTATTAG
- a CDS encoding 50S ribosomal protein L11 methyltransferase, which produces MRDYYYEVTITPSSHKEEIESFLMDHFYNGIEEVGNSLILRSEEPLEDIIEKTKEYANALSKIFSEKVELDIKIEKKENQDWIENYKKSITPVEVEEFYIRPSWYEKKETKIDIVMDPALAFGSGHHPSTLNCLKIVSQKVKKEDKVLDVGTGSGILAIAAAKKGAIVDICDTDELAVKEAKKNFRLNKVEFNKAWIGSAVNLKEKYDIVIVNIVADVLVFLAKDLKSCVKDGGYLILSGIVEKYLSNVLERYNDLKLIKKIQEKEWITLLLAK; this is translated from the coding sequence TTGAGAGATTATTACTATGAAGTTACGATTACTCCATCCTCTCATAAAGAGGAGATAGAGAGTTTTTTGATGGATCATTTTTATAACGGTATCGAAGAAGTCGGAAACTCTTTAATCTTAAGAAGTGAAGAGCCGCTAGAGGATATTATTGAAAAAACTAAAGAGTATGCAAATGCTTTGAGTAAGATTTTTTCTGAAAAAGTAGAACTAGATATAAAGATTGAAAAAAAAGAGAATCAAGACTGGATAGAAAACTATAAAAAAAGTATTACGCCTGTTGAAGTAGAAGAGTTTTATATACGTCCAAGCTGGTATGAAAAAAAAGAAACCAAGATAGATATTGTTATGGATCCGGCTTTAGCTTTTGGCTCGGGGCATCATCCAAGCACTCTTAACTGTTTGAAAATAGTAAGTCAAAAGGTAAAAAAAGAAGATAAAGTATTGGACGTAGGTACCGGTAGCGGTATATTGGCTATTGCTGCGGCTAAAAAGGGAGCGATAGTCGATATTTGCGATACGGACGAACTTGCCGTTAAAGAGGCAAAGAAAAATTTTAGATTAAACAAAGTTGAATTTAATAAAGCATGGATTGGTTCGGCCGTAAATCTCAAGGAAAAGTATGATATAGTAATAGTCAATATAGTAGCTGACGTTTTGGTATTTTTAGCCAAAGATTTAAAAAGTTGCGTAAAAGATGGAGGATACTTGATACTTTCGGGGATAGTGGAAAAGTATCTTTCAAATGTATTGGAAAGATATAACGATTTGAAACTTATAAAAAAAATTCAAGAAAAAGAGTGGATCACTCTTTTGTTAGCAAAATAG
- the ftsH gene encoding ATP-dependent zinc metalloprotease FtsH: protein MAKKRPNRDKKDNFFNQNPLITFAIFSIIIILLFKSMIGPTGGNMGEGAATHMVGAPIQKSKEVSYSELKNLIKQGQIKYVAIGQRTIKAIADENGYKVIYFANRVPEDNTLIPLLEQKGVDYGGYSESNWVSEVIFGWVIPIFIFFAIWMFLASRMQKSVGGGILGMGSAKKLINSEKPNVKFSDVAGAEEAKEEVKEIVDFLKYPDRYVKLGAKIPKGVLLVGPPGTGKTLLAKAVAGEASVPFFAVSGSSFIEMFVGVGAARVRDLFEQAKKEAPAIIFIDEIDAIGKSRAATGPIGGNDEREQTLNQLLAEMDGFDSAKYPIIVLAATNRPEVLDPALLRPGRFDRTVVVDKPDFEGRLAILKVHVKHIKMAKDVDLTEIAKLTAGLAGADLANIVNEAALLAGRKNKKEVEQEDFLEAVERAIAGLEKKSRRISPKEKKIVAYHESGHALLAETTQGAKRVTKVSIIPRGLAALGYTLNTPEENKYLMQKHELVAEIDVLLGGRAAEEIFIGEISTGAANDLERATDIVKAMVMMYGMSEVAGLMVLEKQRNLFLGGGMAPVKEYSEKLAEDIDEFIKRFLNQRYEHVKDRLKEYSEAIEEMVKELFEKEVIEGKRVREIIREFEEKHSIESKLVSDDLEDIKEAKERAKKESQKEDEPKREKE from the coding sequence ATGGCAAAAAAGAGACCGAACAGAGATAAAAAAGATAATTTTTTCAACCAAAATCCTCTTATAACTTTTGCAATTTTTTCGATTATTATCATACTACTTTTCAAATCGATGATAGGTCCAACTGGCGGGAATATGGGAGAGGGTGCGGCTACGCATATGGTAGGAGCGCCTATACAAAAGAGTAAAGAGGTTAGTTATTCTGAACTCAAAAATCTTATAAAACAAGGACAAATAAAGTATGTTGCTATTGGCCAAAGAACCATTAAGGCAATAGCCGACGAAAATGGTTATAAAGTTATATACTTTGCAAATAGAGTACCAGAAGACAACACTTTGATACCTCTTTTGGAGCAAAAAGGCGTTGATTATGGTGGATATAGTGAAAGCAACTGGGTAAGCGAGGTTATTTTTGGCTGGGTTATTCCTATTTTTATCTTTTTTGCGATATGGATGTTTTTAGCAAGCCGAATGCAAAAGAGTGTCGGTGGCGGGATTCTTGGTATGGGTAGTGCCAAAAAACTTATAAATAGCGAAAAACCTAATGTAAAATTTAGTGATGTGGCCGGAGCGGAAGAGGCGAAAGAAGAGGTAAAAGAGATAGTCGATTTTCTAAAATATCCCGATCGTTACGTTAAGCTTGGGGCTAAGATCCCAAAAGGGGTTTTGCTTGTAGGACCTCCTGGAACAGGAAAAACTCTTTTGGCAAAAGCTGTTGCCGGTGAAGCGAGTGTTCCCTTTTTCGCCGTTAGCGGTTCAAGTTTTATAGAGATGTTTGTTGGGGTAGGCGCGGCAAGAGTAAGAGATCTTTTTGAACAGGCTAAAAAAGAGGCTCCTGCGATAATTTTTATCGACGAGATAGATGCCATAGGAAAAAGTAGAGCTGCTACGGGACCTATCGGCGGAAACGATGAGCGAGAGCAGACGCTTAATCAGCTTTTAGCAGAGATGGACGGTTTTGATAGTGCGAAATATCCGATTATAGTTTTGGCTGCCACAAATAGACCCGAAGTTTTGGATCCGGCACTACTTAGACCGGGACGTTTTGATAGAACGGTAGTTGTGGATAAACCGGATTTTGAAGGAAGGTTAGCCATACTTAAAGTTCACGTGAAACATATAAAAATGGCTAAAGATGTAGATTTGACAGAGATTGCAAAGTTAACGGCCGGACTTGCGGGAGCCGATTTGGCAAATATTGTCAATGAAGCCGCTCTTTTAGCAGGTAGAAAAAATAAAAAAGAGGTAGAACAAGAGGATTTCCTGGAGGCGGTTGAGAGAGCTATAGCCGGGTTAGAAAAGAAAAGCAGAAGAATAAGTCCAAAAGAGAAAAAAATAGTAGCATATCATGAGAGTGGGCATGCACTGTTAGCCGAGACCACGCAAGGTGCAAAAAGAGTAACAAAAGTCTCTATTATTCCTAGAGGGCTTGCCGCTTTGGGTTATACTCTCAATACTCCCGAAGAGAACAAATATCTTATGCAAAAACATGAGCTTGTTGCTGAGATAGACGTACTTCTTGGAGGTAGAGCGGCCGAAGAAATTTTTATAGGGGAAATTAGCACCGGTGCCGCTAACGACCTTGAAAGGGCAACCGATATAGTAAAAGCTATGGTTATGATGTACGGGATGAGTGAAGTAGCGGGCTTAATGGTGTTGGAAAAGCAGAGAAACCTCTTTTTAGGCGGTGGAATGGCGCCTGTTAAAGAGTATAGCGAGAAATTGGCCGAAGATATAGACGAGTTTATAAAGAGATTTTTAAACCAGAGATACGAGCACGTTAAAGATCGGCTTAAAGAGTATAGCGAAGCGATAGAGGAGATGGTTAAAGAGCTTTTTGAAAAAGAGGTTATAGAGGGTAAAAGGGTAAGAGAGATAATCAGAGAATTTGAAGAGAAACACTCTATAGAATCAAAGTTGGTTTCTGACGACTTGGAAGATATAAAAGAGGCTAAAGAGAGAGCGAAAAAAGAGTCTCAAAAAGAGGATGAGCCAAAAAGGGAGAAGGAGTAA
- the pssA gene encoding CDP-diacylglycerol--serine O-phosphatidyltransferase, producing the protein MYILPNLFTAASAFIGVISIIAASKGEFQKAAWLILLSLIFDGIDGRVARLTHTTSKFGVEFDSLADIVAFGVAPAMLLYFCCGHEYGKFGSLVSAMFVVFGAIRLARFNVMAPSSEPSVFIGVPIPTAAVFVAVWILLFQEYPILLKYSYFLLIGALLCAFLMVSNIRYPSFKKIELQKINAIKILIILVIVLSLLYLFPIEGITILTTIYILYGIFRAAYFVIFRKKRKI; encoded by the coding sequence ATGTATATATTGCCTAATCTTTTTACCGCAGCAAGTGCATTTATTGGCGTTATAAGTATCATAGCAGCTTCTAAAGGCGAATTTCAAAAGGCCGCATGGCTTATACTTTTGTCTTTGATTTTTGACGGTATAGACGGAAGAGTAGCAAGACTTACCCATACTACTAGTAAGTTTGGCGTAGAGTTTGACTCTTTAGCTGATATTGTCGCTTTTGGTGTCGCGCCGGCTATGCTTTTGTATTTTTGTTGTGGTCACGAATATGGAAAATTTGGCTCTTTGGTATCGGCTATGTTTGTAGTTTTTGGTGCGATTAGACTAGCTAGATTTAACGTAATGGCACCATCGAGTGAACCATCAGTATTTATAGGTGTGCCTATACCTACTGCAGCAGTTTTTGTGGCTGTATGGATATTGCTTTTTCAAGAGTATCCTATTTTGCTTAAATACTCCTATTTTCTTTTGATTGGCGCTCTGCTTTGTGCATTTTTAATGGTCAGCAATATAAGGTATCCTAGTTTTAAAAAGATAGAGCTTCAAAAAATAAATGCCATAAAAATTTTGATAATTTTGGTTATTGTTTTATCTCTTTTGTATCTTTTTCCTATTGAGGGTATAACTATACTTACTACAATTTATATACTTTATGGTATTTTTAGAGCAGCCTATTTTGTTATATTTAGAAAAAAGAGAAAAATATAG
- a CDS encoding 2-isopropylmalate synthase, whose protein sequence is MSDIVKIFDTTLRDGEQSPGASMNTEEKIQIAKQLEKLGVDIIEAGFAAASPGDFEAINRISEIVKKSTVCSLARAVEKDIKAAGEAIKPAKKKRIHTFIATSDIHMKYKLRMSPDEVVKRAIEAIKFAKEFANDIEFSCEDAGRSEMSFLKEIIDEAIKAGAKTINIPDTVGYRLPHEMGEMIKELKEFIGDRAIISVHCHNDLGLATANSLYSVLNGARQVECTINGLGERAGNAALEEVVMAIKTRKDIFEGIETNINTKEIYPTSRLVSTITGIEPQPNKAIVGRNAFAHESGIHQDGVLKHKETYEIMRAEDIGFETNSIVLGKHSGRHAFKEKIKSLGFDLSNDEINKAFERFKILADRKKEITDDDLRMIITSELTSIPEIYKLKKLQINDCSEGVPSAAVTIEHNGKEITDAGIGDGTIDAIFKTIDRISGYSGTLNDYEVKAVSKGKDALAKVVVKVVFDENKPAVIGHGLSIDTMMASAKAYIGALNSFISMRDILKKKSCVEGDDI, encoded by the coding sequence ATGAGCGATATAGTAAAAATTTTCGATACAACTTTAAGAGATGGTGAACAAAGTCCCGGAGCATCTATGAATACAGAAGAGAAGATACAGATAGCAAAACAGCTAGAAAAGCTTGGAGTAGATATCATAGAAGCAGGTTTTGCAGCGGCAAGTCCGGGAGATTTTGAAGCTATAAATAGAATAAGTGAAATTGTAAAAAAAAGTACCGTATGTTCTTTAGCGAGAGCAGTTGAAAAAGATATTAAAGCAGCAGGGGAAGCTATAAAACCGGCAAAAAAGAAAAGAATACACACTTTTATCGCTACAAGCGATATTCATATGAAATATAAGCTTAGAATGAGTCCTGATGAAGTTGTAAAAAGAGCAATCGAGGCAATTAAATTTGCTAAAGAGTTTGCGAATGATATAGAATTTAGTTGTGAAGATGCAGGTAGAAGTGAGATGAGTTTTTTAAAAGAGATAATAGATGAGGCTATAAAGGCAGGTGCTAAAACTATAAATATACCGGATACCGTTGGTTATAGATTGCCTCACGAGATGGGTGAGATGATTAAAGAGTTAAAAGAGTTTATTGGTGATAGAGCCATAATTTCCGTTCATTGCCATAACGATTTGGGACTTGCTACTGCAAACTCTTTATATAGTGTTTTAAACGGGGCAAGACAGGTTGAGTGTACTATAAATGGACTTGGCGAACGAGCAGGTAATGCGGCTTTGGAAGAGGTTGTGATGGCCATTAAGACTAGAAAGGATATCTTTGAAGGTATTGAAACAAATATCAATACAAAAGAGATTTATCCTACTAGCCGTTTAGTTTCTACAATAACAGGTATTGAGCCTCAACCAAATAAAGCGATTGTTGGAAGAAATGCTTTTGCTCATGAAAGCGGCATCCATCAAGATGGGGTATTGAAACATAAAGAGACTTATGAGATAATGAGAGCCGAAGATATAGGATTTGAGACAAATTCTATAGTTTTAGGTAAACATTCAGGACGCCACGCTTTTAAAGAAAAAATCAAATCTTTAGGCTTTGATTTAAGTAATGATGAGATTAATAAAGCTTTTGAGAGATTTAAGATCTTAGCAGATAGAAAAAAAGAGATAACTGACGATGATTTAAGGATGATAATAACTAGCGAATTAACTAGCATACCGGAAATTTATAAACTTAAAAAGTTACAGATAAATGATTGTAGTGAAGGGGTTCCTAGTGCCGCCGTAACAATAGAGCATAATGGAAAAGAGATAACTGATGCCGGTATTGGCGACGGCACTATTGACGCTATATTTAAAACTATAGATAGAATAAGTGGTTATAGCGGAACATTAAACGATTATGAAGTAAAAGCTGTAAGTAAAGGAAAAGATGCTTTAGCTAAAGTCGTAGTCAAAGTCGTATTTGATGAAAACAAACCTGCGGTTATTGGTCATGGCTTAAGTATAGATACCATGATGGCAAGCGCCAAAGCCTATATAGGAGCTTTAAACAGCTTTATTTCTATGAGAGATATTTTAAAGAAAAAAAGTTGCGTTGAAGGAGATGATATATAG
- a CDS encoding PilZ domain-containing protein, whose amino-acid sequence MDRNKIEKILKEIQLTENEKDLLRKIFSQYDIEIKNISEFENSVADWLKQHIEGLTYQEKNLLNNIREKLNFYDTKYALSNTKHIKDREKAVVISKNNIPISLQRNSESKLFWYIDCNQVKYLNEGEKIEIGFSRSEDKRFYKFNTKIISIDFSESGCIITTEHSTSLSYKETRGHERYKTNLKAKLTYKTQKGFVSSFNCVVENISLDGVKVTTNEKNIDIDRNKTVTLNILFDNEFKSTEAKIKYILQDDSYQIGLEFINMPECFLKKVKKY is encoded by the coding sequence ATGGATAGAAACAAGATAGAAAAAATACTAAAAGAGATACAACTCACAGAAAACGAAAAAGATCTTCTACGTAAAATTTTTTCTCAATATGATATAGAGATAAAAAATATTTCAGAATTTGAAAATAGTGTTGCAGATTGGCTAAAACAGCATATAGAAGGATTGACTTATCAAGAGAAAAATCTTCTTAATAATATAAGAGAAAAACTAAACTTTTATGATACAAAGTATGCCCTATCAAATACAAAACATATCAAAGATAGGGAAAAAGCAGTAGTTATCAGTAAAAACAATATACCTATATCTCTTCAAAGAAACTCAGAATCAAAACTATTCTGGTATATAGATTGTAATCAAGTAAAATATTTGAACGAAGGTGAAAAAATAGAAATAGGCTTTTCAAGAAGTGAAGATAAGCGTTTTTATAAATTTAATACAAAAATAATATCTATCGATTTTAGCGAAAGCGGGTGTATTATTACAACTGAACATAGTACCTCACTATCATATAAAGAAACAAGAGGCCATGAAAGATATAAAACTAATTTGAAAGCAAAACTGACTTATAAAACCCAAAAAGGATTTGTTAGCTCATTTAACTGTGTGGTCGAAAATATTAGTTTAGACGGTGTAAAAGTAACTACTAATGAAAAAAATATTGATATAGATAGAAACAAAACAGTCACATTAAATATTTTGTTTGATAATGAATTTAAATCAACAGAGGCAAAGATAAAATATATCTTACAAGATGATAGTTATCAAATCGGTTTAGAGTTTATAAATATGCCGGAGTGCTTTTTAAAAAAAGTGAAAAAATACTAA
- the serS gene encoding serine--tRNA ligase, with the protein MLDLKLLEKNFDEIAEKLKNRGVEEKLLAELKELFTKYKSEKKVLEELQAKQNKLSKLFGIYKKEGKDINELKKEVDSNKAKISAHQEIVRDIEEDLKKIALQIPNIPDPDVPIGEDEEDNVEIKKVLEPKEFDFEPKEHFKLGEDLGWIDFKRGVKLAKSRFSVLKKEAAVLERALINYMLDFNKNRGFEEVYVPFMVNSSTLLGTGQLPKFEEDLFKVCDEDLYLIPTAEVPLTNLYRDEIIADLTEPIKLTAYTPCFRKEAGSGGKDVRGMIRQHQFDKVELVAITKPEDSDKVFEEMVNTASDLLTSLRLPHRLVMLCTGDLGFSAAKTIDLEVWLPGQGKYREISSVSNTRDFQARRAMIRFKDGKKNRLVHTLNGSSLAVGRTLIAIMENYQQKDGSIKIPEVLKSYF; encoded by the coding sequence ATGCTTGACCTTAAACTTTTAGAAAAAAATTTTGACGAGATTGCCGAAAAACTTAAAAACAGAGGTGTAGAGGAAAAACTTTTGGCCGAACTTAAAGAGCTCTTTACCAAATATAAATCGGAAAAAAAAGTTTTAGAAGAGCTTCAGGCAAAACAGAACAAACTTTCTAAACTTTTTGGAATATACAAAAAAGAGGGAAAAGATATAAATGAACTAAAAAAAGAGGTAGATAGCAACAAAGCCAAAATATCAGCCCACCAAGAGATAGTTAGAGACATAGAAGAGGATTTGAAAAAAATCGCCCTTCAAATTCCAAATATTCCAGATCCGGACGTTCCTATAGGAGAAGACGAAGAGGATAATGTAGAGATAAAAAAAGTGTTGGAACCAAAAGAGTTTGATTTTGAACCAAAAGAGCACTTCAAGCTTGGGGAAGATCTCGGCTGGATAGATTTTAAAAGAGGGGTAAAACTTGCAAAAAGCCGCTTTAGCGTTCTTAAAAAAGAGGCTGCCGTACTAGAGAGAGCCTTAATCAACTATATGCTAGATTTCAATAAAAACAGAGGATTCGAAGAGGTATATGTCCCATTTATGGTAAATTCATCCACGCTTCTTGGAACAGGACAACTGCCTAAATTTGAAGAGGATCTTTTTAAAGTTTGCGATGAAGATTTGTATCTCATACCTACAGCTGAAGTGCCTCTTACAAACCTTTATAGAGACGAGATCATTGCCGATTTAACAGAACCTATAAAACTCACTGCCTATACCCCGTGCTTTAGGAAAGAGGCAGGAAGCGGCGGGAAAGACGTAAGAGGTATGATAAGACAGCATCAATTTGACAAGGTGGAGCTTGTAGCCATCACAAAACCCGAAGATAGCGACAAAGTTTTCGAAGAGATGGTAAATACCGCCAGTGATCTTTTAACGTCTCTCAGACTTCCTCATAGACTAGTTATGCTTTGTACCGGAGATCTGGGATTTAGCGCCGCTAAAACGATAGACCTTGAAGTATGGCTACCGGGACAAGGAAAATACCGTGAAATAAGCTCCGTCTCAAATACCAGAGATTTTCAAGCAAGACGAGCCATGATAAGATTTAAAGATGGTAAAAAAAACAGGCTGGTCCATACCCTCAACGGCTCAAGCCTTGCGGTGGGAAGAACACTTATTGCCATTATGGAAAATTATCAGCAAAAAGACGGTTCTATCAAAATCCCGGAAGTTTTGAAAAGTTATTTTTAA
- a CDS encoding gamma-glutamyl-gamma-aminobutyrate hydrolase family protein → MSIKIVITGSDKGSKIVWSFIKLMLTPYRIKLVFVSPSSKKNPKNFQGLILSGGVDIDPSIYGKKRYIKNGDKKRDLLELSLIEEAVKKEIPILGICRGMQLINVFFGGTLHYDINELDLNHPHSKTPLPLKTVIIDSDSHLYKILKRKKIKVNALHHQAIDILGKDLQIAAYDKNSITQAIEHIKNRYILGVQWHPEFIPFSKTSHKIFKHFIKYAKIYHTHSNIYI, encoded by the coding sequence TTGAGTATAAAGATAGTTATTACAGGTTCAGATAAAGGAAGTAAAATTGTATGGAGCTTTATCAAACTTATGCTTACACCATATCGAATCAAACTTGTTTTTGTTTCTCCCTCTTCTAAAAAAAATCCCAAAAACTTTCAAGGACTCATTCTTAGTGGGGGAGTCGATATCGATCCATCTATCTACGGCAAAAAACGTTATATAAAAAACGGCGATAAAAAAAGAGACTTACTTGAGTTGTCTCTCATTGAAGAGGCAGTTAAAAAAGAGATTCCTATTTTAGGGATTTGCAGAGGTATGCAACTTATAAACGTTTTTTTTGGAGGAACGTTGCATTATGATATAAACGAACTTGATCTAAATCATCCTCACTCAAAAACCCCTCTTCCTTTAAAAACGGTTATTATCGACTCAGACTCGCATCTATATAAAATTCTAAAAAGAAAAAAAATCAAAGTAAATGCTTTACATCACCAAGCTATAGATATATTAGGAAAAGATCTGCAAATCGCCGCTTATGACAAAAACAGTATAACCCAAGCCATAGAGCATATTAAAAACAGATACATACTCGGCGTCCAGTGGCATCCGGAGTTTATCCCCTTCTCTAAAACCTCTCACAAAATTTTCAAACATTTCATCAAATATGCCAAAATTTATCACACTCATAGCAATATTTATATATAA
- a CDS encoding amidoligase family protein, translated as MDGFSLPPLLKNQEGKIRKAGFEIEFSGLTPTQSAATIIELFGGRAQYEQEHSLIVKETLFGDFKIYIDSKLLQDYEKNKKNGDKKFFEDLLFFVSEIFIPYEIVTPPIPFDRLDEIDYLREKLKGRGALGTKSSAFYAFGLHINIETPSLELKHILNIFRAFLILYDWIKEKDNIDLTRKLSWFIEPFDKEYILLVMASNYTPDFKKLIDDYIRFNPTRNRALDMLPLFAYLDKEVKKKLPNEKITPRPAFHYRLPNSRIDEDIWSIAYEFNYWALIEKLAFDENRLYILSKEYRDFLESPFWFITSMWVKRVDTILNDRGII; from the coding sequence ATGGATGGTTTCTCTCTTCCTCCGCTTTTAAAAAATCAAGAAGGCAAAATAAGAAAAGCTGGATTTGAGATTGAGTTTAGCGGCCTAACCCCCACTCAAAGTGCCGCAACAATCATTGAACTTTTTGGAGGAAGAGCACAGTACGAGCAAGAGCACTCGTTAATAGTCAAAGAGACTCTATTTGGAGATTTTAAGATTTACATAGATAGCAAACTTTTACAAGATTATGAAAAAAACAAAAAAAATGGTGATAAAAAATTCTTTGAAGATCTTCTCTTTTTTGTATCGGAAATCTTTATACCATACGAAATAGTAACTCCCCCTATACCCTTTGATAGATTAGATGAGATAGATTATCTAAGAGAAAAACTAAAAGGAAGAGGCGCTTTGGGTACGAAATCTTCCGCTTTTTACGCCTTTGGCCTTCATATAAACATAGAGACTCCATCATTGGAACTAAAACATATTCTAAATATTTTTAGAGCTTTTTTGATCTTATATGATTGGATAAAAGAGAAGGACAATATAGACTTAACAAGGAAACTCTCATGGTTTATAGAGCCATTTGATAAAGAGTATATTCTTTTAGTAATGGCTTCAAACTACACACCTGATTTTAAAAAGTTGATAGATGATTATATCCGATTCAATCCGACAAGAAACAGAGCTTTGGATATGCTTCCTCTTTTTGCTTATTTAGATAAAGAGGTCAAAAAAAAACTACCAAATGAAAAAATAACCCCAAGACCGGCTTTTCATTATAGACTGCCAAACTCCAGAATAGACGAGGATATCTGGTCTATAGCTTATGAGTTTAACTATTGGGCGTTGATAGAAAAATTGGCTTTTGACGAAAATAGATTATATATCTTATCCAAAGAGTATAGAGACTTTTTAGAATCTCCTTTTTGGTTTATTACATCAATGTGGGTAAAAAGAGTAGATACAATATTAAACGATAGAGGTATTATTTGA